Proteins encoded within one genomic window of Geotalea daltonii FRC-32:
- a CDS encoding hydrogenase iron-sulfur subunit — MHPEKQHHELEPKIVAFVCTWCTYAGADLAGTSRMQYPANVRVLKFPCTGRIDPVFILRAFQRGADGVLVSGCHPGDCHYMAGNFHARRRFAAFRQLLEFVGVDLNRLQFSWVSAAEGGKWVEVVTELTERIRVLGPMTEFKELETEEHWSGALDTPELQEAYGSI, encoded by the coding sequence ATGCATCCAGAAAAACAACATCATGAGCTCGAACCAAAAATCGTCGCCTTCGTCTGCACCTGGTGCACCTACGCCGGGGCGGACCTGGCGGGGACAAGCCGCATGCAGTATCCGGCCAACGTCCGGGTGCTGAAATTCCCCTGCACGGGGCGCATCGATCCGGTTTTTATCCTTCGTGCCTTCCAGCGCGGTGCTGATGGGGTGCTGGTCTCCGGCTGCCATCCTGGCGACTGCCATTACATGGCGGGGAATTTTCATGCCCGCCGCCGCTTTGCCGCCTTTCGTCAACTGCTGGAGTTTGTCGGTGTCGATCTCAATCGTCTCCAGTTTTCCTGGGTATCGGCTGCCGAGGGGGGGAAATGGGTGGAGGTGGTAACGGAACTGACCGAGCGAATCAGAGTGCTGGGGCCGATGACCGAATTCAAGGAACTGGAGACAGAGGAACACTGGTCAGGGGCACTGGACACACCGGAGCTGCAAGAGGCCTATGGTAGCATCTAA
- a CDS encoding hydrogenase iron-sulfur subunit — MHPEKQHHELEPKIVAFVCTWCTYAGADLAGTWNWTAIPMNRSLP; from the coding sequence ATGCATCCAGAAAAACAACATCACGAGCTCGAACCAAAAATCGTCGCCTTTGTCTGCACCTGGTGCACCTACGCCGGGGCGGACCTGGCGGGGACATGGAATTGGACGGCTATACCGATGAACAGATCATTGCCATGA